CTATCGGCTATCCCTGACGCTGTTTATGCTTAGGATTTTGACAAATCACCATGACTCGACCGCGACGTCGAATGACGCGGCACTTCTCACACATTTTCCGGACTGATGCTCTTACTTTCATGCCTTTTTTGGGCCACACTGCAAGCTTAACATTATATCACTTTTAAGATATGGCTGTTAATCTTTTTTGGTCAACATTGGACTGTAAAGATAAACTTTAGCTGAATACTATTTCTTCCGTAGGCGGTAGGTTATTCGGCCTTTCGTAAGATCGTAGGGCGTGAGTTCAACTTTAACGCGATCTCCGGGCAAGATTTTAATGTAATTTCGTCGGATTTTTCCCGATATGTGGGCAAGGACATTAAAGCCATTGTCCAGATCAACCCTGAACATGGCGTTCGGCAAGGATTCGGTCACCGTGCCTTCCATTTCAATTAAGTCTTGTTTAGCCAATGGACTCAATCCTCAATACGATCAACCCCTCCTACACGTCCAGACTAGTGGATGTTTGTCTAGGGATTCTTAACATATTTTATCAAAAATGTCTGCTCAGCAGTGGAGAAATTTAGCTCCTCTAGGCATTCTATCGGCCTCTTGCGAGAGTTTATCGTGACTTTTAGGCCGCTATGATTGGCTTGAGTAACCCCGAAACGGCTTTCCAGGGGCGATCGCTATTGATTCTTTTAGAAGACAAACCTTACATGAACCCATCAATCGCCTTTGGCGTTTGTTGCGCTCAACGTCTAAACGCTTGCAACAGATTTCTCTATGGGGGCAGATTTGTTGCTTTGGGCTAGCGCCCTTTGGCCTTTGGGCCGTCCCTTTAGCAATCATGTCCTGACCGGAACGATTCTCATCGGGAACCAACGCGCCCTTTGACACGGGCGACTGAACCTTTTGACCCAGAACCGTAATTTGGGCGATCGCGGTAGGTGATTCTCCCTTTAGTTAAATCGTAGGGACTTACTCCAACTTTGACCCGATCTCCTGGTAAGATTCTGATGTTATTCTGGCGAAGTTTCCCAGACACGTGAGCCAGGACGTTAACCCCATTGTCCAGATCAACCCGAAACATCGCATTGGGAAGGGATTCCGTTACCGTGCCTTCCATTTCAATTAAGTCTTGCTTAGACAATATCTTCATTCCTCAATTTTTTCGTTGACCACCCCCTTAGATTCAATAGTTTTGCAGATTTGTCCAGGGAGTCTTAACATATTTTATCAAAAAGGGGATTGAAATGGCTGAGTTTCAATTAAGCTGATGCTTGACTTAAAAAAAGCGATGGGACTGAAGTCCTACGACTCCCTAAGCACGGATGTTAGGACACCACTGATTGCTGAAGCGATTGTGTTACTTCTTCCACAGAACGATCTCCATCAATGACTTTTAAGGAGGCTCGCTCCTTGTAAAAACCAATCAAAGGTTCAGTCTCGTTGCGATAGACTTCCAGGCGTTTGCGAACGGTCTGTTCATTATCGTCATGGCGTCCCCGTCCCAATAACCGAGTCATTAAGACCTCATCTGGAACGTCCAGATTGACGGCATAATCAAACGTCTGGTTGAGTTCTTGCAACAGTTTTTCTAGGAAAGTCGCTTGGCTGACATTACGCGGAAAGCCATCTAAAATCCAACCTTTCTGTGTATCGGTTTGCTGGAGGCGATCACGTACTAAATCGAGCAGTAACTCATCAGGAACTAACTCGCCCTTTTCCATATAGGACTTGGCTTTTTGGCCCAAAGGGGTGGCTTGAGCGATCGCACTCCTTAAGATATCACCCGTTGAAATATGAGGAATTGCCAATAGCCCAGCCAAAAGTTGGGCTTGAGTCCCTTTGCCTGCACCTGGAGGTCCTAAAAAGATTAATCTTGCCATTAGTTTTTAACGATGATGATTGAGCGATTAGCTTGAGTGATGGTGTAGGCCACCCAGATTTAGAACAGGCAAGCCTTTAGTTTTGGGTGACCAACCGTCAGGCCAATCGCTCTTTGTCTCACCCCAGTCTCCTTCTACTGCTTGACCATGCCTTCGTAACGCTGGGAAATTACATAGGTTTGAATCTGCTTAGCTGTGTCAATGGCTACACCGACTAAAATCAGCAAGGATGTAGCACCCAATCCTTTAAATGTCGTGACACCCGTAGCGCTTTCCACCGCCGTTGGCACAACCGCCACCAATCCAAGGAAAATCGCTCCCAAAAACGTCAATCGATTTAACACCCGCTCAACATATTCACTCGTTGTCCGTCCGGGACGAATGCCAGGAATACTCGCTCCCATCTTCTTCAGGTTCTGCGCCATATCGACTGGATTAACAATCAGTGAAGCGTAGAAGTAACTAAAGAATACAATCAGGACTAAATAAACCAAGACATACAGCCAGGGGGTTGGCCCGTTCGGGCTTAAATAATTAGAAACCTGAACTAACCCTTGGTGGGCTTGTGCCAAAAATCCCTTATTCGCACTCGCGCCTGTAAATTGAGCCAGAGATGCTGGAAGAATCAACACAGCAGAAGCAAAGATAATCGGCATCACGCCGCCTTGGTTAAGGCGTAGGGGTAGGTAACTGGTTCGCTCTCGGTAGAGACGACGCCCCACTTGACGCCGTGCTGAGATAATGGGAATTCGGCGCGTTCCCTCCTGCACAAAGACAATCCCGACAATCATGACGAGGAACACGAGCAGGAGAATAACGACTTTACCCACCGTTTCTCGACCACCCGTCTGAGCCAATTCGATAGTTTGGCCCAAGGTTTTGGGGAGAACGGCAACGATATTGACGAAAATTAAAAGAGAGGCTCCGTTACCAATTCCCCGTTCGGTGACTAGCTCCGATAGCCACATAACAAACATCGAACCCGCCGTTAGGGCAAGCGCGGTTTCCGCAATAAATAGAGGACCTCCTCCATCAATGGCATACGGTCTGAGCAACCCAGCCGTAATCCCCACACTTTGAATTACGGCCCATCCCACGGCCACGTAGCGGGTAATCTGAGAAATCTTGCGACGCCCAGCCTCTCCTTCATTTTTCTGTAAATTTTCTAAAGAAGGAATCGCAGCCGTCAGGAGCTGTAGGATGATTGAGGCATTAATAAAGGGCAAAATTCCCAGAGCAAAAATCCCTACAGCGGAAATACCGCCTCCAGAGAAAATGTCCAAGAATCCAAGAACAGAGTTATTTTGGATATCTGCTGAAAATCTTACGCGGTCGATTCCCGGCAAGGGTAAAAAGATACCCATGCGAGCAACAATTAATAAGCCAATGGTCACAAGCAGCCGACCTCTAAGGCCAGCAGCTTGAGCCATCTGCATAAATGTTTCTTGAGCGGTTGGAGCTTTGTCTCGACTAACAACCATAAAGGGCTACCTCTACAGGATACGGGGGTGAGGCAAGCACACCGACCTTAGCAGGACGTCATGCCGTTGCATTTATGCCTATAACTTCACAGCTTCCACCAGCGGCCTCAATTTTTTGGCGGGCACCAGCCGTGAAGGCAGCGGCTTTGATATTGAGAGCCACATTGAGTTCCCCGTCGCCGAGAAGTTTCAATGGCCCATCATTGGTGGTTACAATACCCGCCTCCATTAACGAGGCTAAGGTCACCTCTGTATTGGCAGGAAGTGATGATAGCTTGCCCACGTTAATCGTAGTGTAATGTTTACGATTGATGACCGTAAAGTGTTTTAACTTGGGTAGACGACGATACAACGGCATCTGTCCACCTTCAAATCCGGGTCGTGTATTGCCACCGGAACGCGCCTTTTGACCCCGCATTCCTTTGCCGGCACTTGCTCCTTGACCTGCGGCGATGCCTCGACCAAGCCGACGGCGGCGCTTTTTAGACCCTTTTTGGGGCACTGCATCGTTGATTCTCATAATCTTGCACTTAGATATTAAAGTTGAAGGTTAGCCAGTTGAAAATTGAAGGTTGAAAGTTAAAGGTTGAAAGCTAAAGGTTAAAACATTCGACCAACTAACCTACCAACCTGCAACTTTCTTTAAGCGTAAAGGTTCTCGATGGGAACACCCCGTTCTTCTGCTACTTCCGAGAAGGTACGAAGAGAATCAAGAGCGTTGATGGCAGCTCTAGCATTGTTGAGAGGGTTATTAGAGCCTAGTTGTTTAGCCAAGATATTACGAACCCCAGCTAATTCCAGGACAGTCCGCACGGCACCACCTGCAATTACACCTGTACCGGGTGCAGCCGGTCGCATCATCACCTTGGCTCCCACCGCAGCACCATTAGAGGGGTGAGGGATGGAATTCGCTTTGGTCAGAGGGACATCAATCAATTGCTTTTTCCCGTCGGCAACTCCCTTACGGACAGCGCCAATCACATCACTAGCTTTACCGACTCCCACACCAACTTGACCACGCTCATTTCCCACGACTACAATCGCACGGAAGCTTAATTTTTTACCGCCTTTAACAACCTTACTGACACGACGGATTTGAATAACTCGCTCTTGCCAGGTCGTCTCTTTTTCTTTAGCGCGGTTACTTTTTCGACGAGTTGCCATAGTCTTATCCTGAAAAATTACAGAAGTATGAAATATAAAGTATGAAGTATGAAGTCGGCTCTCACTTAGATTTTCGTGATCAGTAAACTGAGAAAATGTTTACTAACCAACTTGCTCATCCTTCATCCTTCACACTTCAGACTTTTTTAGCATTTCCTAAAAGTCTAATCCGGCTTCGCGAGCAGCTTCTGCCAACGCTTGGACACGACCATGATAGAGGTTGCCACCTCGGTCAAAGACGACTCTTGTGATGCCTTTTTCCATGGAGCGCTGAGCAATCAACTTTCCGACGGCGGCGGAAGCTTCACAAGTTGCGCCAGATTTTAATTCGGATTTGAGAGTGGGTTCTAATGTGGAAGCGGCAGCTAGGGTCTGTTGCTGATGATCGTCAATCAACTGTACATAAATATGATCGTTGGAGCGAAAGACTGCTAATCTGGGACGTTCGGCAGTTCCGCTGACTTTCCGGCGCACTCGCCGATGCCGACGCCGGATTGATTCTTTACGAGTAAGCTTCATGTTTACTTCTTACCTGCTTTACCAGCTTTACGTCTGACTACTTCATTGGCATAACGAATGCCTTTACCCTTGTAGACTTCGGGGGGACGGACTGCTCGAATGCGGGCGGCTGTGTTGCCCACAATTTCTTTATTGATTCCACTAACAATGACGTTGACGTTGTTTTCAACCGCCACTTGGATACCATCTGGCGGAACAATTTCAACCGGCTTGCTGTAACCTACATTCAAAATCAGGTTGCGGCCCTGAACCTGTGCTCGATAACCGACACCTTGGATAGAGAGGCGCTTCTCAAACCCTTGAGAGACTCCCTCAACCATATTCGCCACTAGAGTGCGAGACAGTCCATGACGCTGACGAGCTGCTCTCGATTCATCCCGCCGCAACACCCGGAGCGTTTCACCGTCTTGCTCGACAGTGACTTGCTCCGGCAAAATCCGACTTAGTTCTCCTTTTGGACCTTTGACGGCAATATGCTGACCGTCAATATTCACGGTTACTTTACCAGGAACGGTTATTGGGCGCTTGCCAATCCGCGACATGACTCAATTCTCCTTTAATTAAGTTATGAGTGATGAGTTACTTACCTTAATGGGTATAACTCAAAATTCAAAACTTTTTCCTTACCAGACGTAGCACAATACTTCGCCACCAATTCCCTGACGCCGTGCTTCTCGGTCAGTCATGATGCCACTGGAGGTAGAGATAATCGCAATGCCAATACCACCCAAAACTCTGGGTAATTCTTTGCAGTTGGAGTAAACTCTTAATCCGGGCTTACTGACTCGTTTCATGGCTCTAATAATTGGTTGGCGGTTCTTGCCTTTATATTTTAAAGAAACCACCAGTTGTTTTTTAATCCCTTCGCCTACTTCCTCAAAGTCACCAATAAAGCCTTCATCTTTGAGGACTTTGGCAACATTTCGAGTCATTTTTGTGGATGGGATATTTGTTGTTTGATGCCGTACCATACATGCATTACGAATGCGGGTCAGCATATCTGCAATTGTGTCGTTTGCCGCCATTAGTTCCTTCCTATTGCTAAACTTTTAGGTTTCCCGGAAGGGCATACCCATCTCTTTGAGTAAGGCGCGGCCCTCTTCGTCGGTTTTTGCTGTGGTGATAATCGAAATATCCATTCCGCGAATTTGATCTATGCTGTCGTACTCTACTTCGGGAAAGATGAGTTGCTCTCGAATACCAAGGGTATAGTTTCCGCGACCATCAAAGCTTTTAGGACTAACGCCACGAAAGTCTCGAATTCGCGGGAGTGACAAGTTAACTAACCGATTGAGAAACGAGTACATGCGCTCTCCCCGGAGGGTAACCATGACACCAACGGGCATACCTTGGCGGATTTTAAATCCCGCAATCGCTTTCTTGGCTCGTGTAACCACAGGTTTTTGTCCGGTGATAATCGCGAGTTCATTCACCGAGGATTCGAGGGCTTTAGCATTTTGAGATGCTTCTCCCAATCCCCGATTAACTGTAACTTTAACCAGCTTGGGGACTTGATGAATGTTTGTATAGCCGAACTGCTCTTTAAGCTTTGGGACTATCGTTTCTTGGTAGAGAGTTTTCAGTTGTTCTGACATGGTTTTTATCCTTTTCAACCCTGGGCTTGGTCAGGGACTCCCAAGTTTTGGATGTTAGATTCCATCCAAAATCTATTAATCAATAATTTCGCCCGTTTTTTTGAGCATCCGTACCTTCCGACCCTCTGCATTCAAGGTGTAGCAGATGCGGCTGGCAACCTTTTGTTTTGTGGAATAAAGCATGACGTTGGAGCTATGGATGGGATACTCGAAGGTCACAATCTGACCCGTTTCTCCTTCCTGCTGAGGCTTAACGTGCTTAGTTTTGACGTTAATCCCTTTGACAATCACCGCGCTGCGCTTCGGCAAAGTCTGTAAGATTTCTCCAACTTTTCCCTTATCCCGACCCGCAATGATCTGAACGGTATCGCCTTTTTTTACGTGCATTTTGTAGCGCTGAGTTGTCTCTTTCGCGCTCTTGCTCTTGAATTGATTTGCCATCAGAGTACCTCCGGAGCCAGGGAAACAATTTTGGTAAAGTTTTTGTCGCGTAGTTCCCGCGCTACGGGACCGAAAACGCGGGTTCCCCTTGGGTTACCGTCGTTATTGATGATGACGGCAGCGTTGTCGTCAAAGCGAATGCTCATCCCGCTGTCACGGCGCAGTCCCTTGCGGGTACGAACAATCACAGCTCTTACGACATCTGACTTCTTTACAGCCATATTGGGGATGGCATCCTTCACAACGGCAATGATCACATCACCTACACCGCCGTAGCGTCGGTTGCCGGCACCTAAAACGCGAATACACTGTAATTGACGTGCCCCGCTGTTGTCAGCGACGTTTAGGTAAGTCTCTTGTTGAATCATGTGATGAACCTCCTTTTAGGTTGGTAGGGGCGAAGCATTCGTGTAAAAAATCACCGAGTTTACCAACAAGTCATCGGCATGAAGGCTGACCAGAGCAAACTCACTACCGCTGACGAAAAGCTGTGTTCGCTATCGCTATGCGTCACGCTAACGCCCGTAAACTTATTGGGGGGTGTGCTGTTAGTCCTAGGAGAACTAACAACCAACAACAATGCTTAAGCTGGAGCAGTATGGGTGAGGATTTCAGCAACCTTCCAGCGTTTGGTTCGGCTCAAAGGTCGTGTTTCGTGAATGCGAACGCGATCGCCTTCCTTACACTGATTTTCCTCGTCATGCGCTTTGTATCGCTTGGTTCTCACGACAATCTTGCCGTACTTCGGGTGGGGAGAGCGGTTCTCAACAGCGACCACGACAGTTTTATCCATTTTGTCGCTGACAACCACACCGACTCTTTCTTTAACAGCCATCGGGGTCTACTCCTCTTCTTGATCGGGTTGTGGGGCATCAGCCACCTGGGTTGAGGCTTTAGAACTTGATGCAGCAGATGCTTCTGAGGTTGTTGGCACTTGACTGGCGCTCGGACGTGCAGCGAATTCGCGTTCCCGAACCACTGTCATCATTTGACCAATGCGGTGCCGAGTGTGCTTGAACTGATGCGGTTTTTCCAGGCGTCGGGTGGCCTTTTGTAGGCGAAGATTAAATAGCTCACGCTTCGCCGCTAAAATCGCATCATTGAGCTCCTCGTCGCTCATTTTCCGGGCATCTTCAATTTTGGGCAGAGGCATGATTTACACCTGTTCCCCTTCGCGGGTAATGAACTTCGTTTTAATTGGCAATTTGTTAGCCGCTAGACGCATCGCCTCACGAGCCGTTTCTTCCGGAACTCCAGCGATTTCATAAAGAATGCGACCGGGCTTGACGACCGCCACCCAAAACTCTGGCGAACCTTTACCAGAACCCATACGAGTTTCAGCCGCACGTTGAGTGACGGGTTTATCTGGAAAAATGCGAATCCAGATGTTTCCACCCCGGCGGATATAGCGCGTCATGGCACGACGGCCGGCTTCAATCTGACGAGCTGTAATCCAGGCAGGTTCTGTCGCTTGCAGCGCAAAGTCACCAAAGTTTAAGGTGCTGCCACGAGTAGCCAGACCTTTCATCCGCCCGCGCTGCTGTTTACGGAATTTCGTTCTTCTAGGACTTAACATGATCGGTTAGGTGTTAGTTATTAGTAGTCAGTTTTCAGTTACTAATGACCAATGACGAATGAGCCGTAACTATTCGTTGGAGCGGTCTTCAAACTGCTGACGACGTCGCTGTTGACGGCGGCGGGGTTGAGTTGTGGGTTGAGCTGGCTGCTCCTCTTGACCCGGAATGACTTCCCCTTTGAACACCCAAACCTTTACGCCTAAAATTCCGTAAATAGTTTTCGCCTGACGGTAGGCAAAGTCGATATTGGCGCGTAGGGTATGTAAGGGAACTCTGCCTTCACGAGTCCACTCGGTTCGAGCAATTTCTGCTCCATTTAACCGGCCGCTGACCTGGATTTTGATACCTTGTACATCAGCGCGTTGGGCACGTTGAATCGCTTGACGAACAACTCGCCGGAAGGAAACTCTTCGCTCAAGCTGTTGAGCGATGTATTCGGCAATCAGTTCGGCATCCGCATCGACTCGTGCGACTTCGACCACATTAATGCGAATTTGACGATGCCCACCCAAGGCTTCCTGAAGACCGACTCGTAAATTCTCGATTCCAGCTCCCCCGCGACCCACGACGACGCCTGGTCGTGCGGTGTGAATTTCTAAATCCACTTGGTCGGCTTTGCGTTCGATCCGAATGTTCGCAATTCCGGCGTTATTCAGTTTGGCTTCAACAAACTGCCGAATTTTATGGTCCTCTTGGAGGATTTCGGGGTAGCGTTTGGTGTCGGCAAACCAGCGAGAGCGATGCTCTTGCGTAATACCTAGTCGAAACCCAATTGGATGAATTTTCTGTCCCACGACTCCTTCCTTTTTTTTAATTAGTAGTTGTTTGTTGTTATTTTTAAGAAATTTTTGGCTTTAATCCCTAAAAATTCAACGTTAACAACTTGTGTTATCTCCTGTTCAAAGAAGGCTCGCTCTATTCGCCCTTGACATCTGGAGAAACGGCTACGGTGATATGGCAAGTGGGCTTGCGAATCTGATAAGCGCGACCTTGAGCTCTTGGGCGGAAACGCTTTAAGCTCGGTCCCATGTCAGCAAAAGCTTTGGTGATGACCAGATTAGCTGGGTCAAGACCGGCATTATGTTCGGCATTGGCGACGGCGGAGCGCAGGACTTTTAGGATGGGTTCACAAGCCCGATAAGGCATAAACTCCAAAATAATCAAGGCTTCTCGGTACGACCGACCCCGAATTTGATCGAGAACCCGCCTGACCTTAAAGGGAGAC
Above is a window of Microcoleus sp. AS-A8 DNA encoding:
- the rplF gene encoding 50S ribosomal protein L6; translation: MSRIGKRPITVPGKVTVNIDGQHIAVKGPKGELSRILPEQVTVEQDGETLRVLRRDESRAARQRHGLSRTLVANMVEGVSQGFEKRLSIQGVGYRAQVQGRNLILNVGYSKPVEIVPPDGIQVAVENNVNVIVSGINKEIVGNTAARIRAVRPPEVYKGKGIRYANEVVRRKAGKAGKK
- the rpsQ gene encoding 30S ribosomal protein S17 — protein: MAVKERVGVVVSDKMDKTVVVAVENRSPHPKYGKIVVRTKRYKAHDEENQCKEGDRVRIHETRPLSRTKRWKVAEILTHTAPA
- the rpmJ gene encoding 50S ribosomal protein L36, which translates into the protein MKVRASVRKMCEKCRVIRRRGRVMVICQNPKHKQRQG
- the rpmC gene encoding 50S ribosomal protein L29, which codes for MPLPKIEDARKMSDEELNDAILAAKRELFNLRLQKATRRLEKPHQFKHTRHRIGQMMTVVREREFAARPSASQVPTTSEASAASSSKASTQVADAPQPDQEEE
- the infA gene encoding translation initiation factor IF-1, whose amino-acid sequence is MAKQDLIEMEGTVTESLPNAMFRVDLDNGFNVLAHISGKIRRNYIKILPGDRVKVELTPYDLTKGRITYRLRKK
- the rplE gene encoding 50S ribosomal protein L5, encoding MSEQLKTLYQETIVPKLKEQFGYTNIHQVPKLVKVTVNRGLGEASQNAKALESSVNELAIITGQKPVVTRAKKAIAGFKIRQGMPVGVMVTLRGERMYSFLNRLVNLSLPRIRDFRGVSPKSFDGRGNYTLGIREQLIFPEVEYDSIDQIRGMDISIITTAKTDEEGRALLKEMGMPFRET
- the secY gene encoding preprotein translocase subunit SecY, producing the protein MVVSRDKAPTAQETFMQMAQAAGLRGRLLVTIGLLIVARMGIFLPLPGIDRVRFSADIQNNSVLGFLDIFSGGGISAVGIFALGILPFINASIILQLLTAAIPSLENLQKNEGEAGRRKISQITRYVAVGWAVIQSVGITAGLLRPYAIDGGGPLFIAETALALTAGSMFVMWLSELVTERGIGNGASLLIFVNIVAVLPKTLGQTIELAQTGGRETVGKVVILLLVFLVMIVGIVFVQEGTRRIPIISARRQVGRRLYRERTSYLPLRLNQGGVMPIIFASAVLILPASLAQFTGASANKGFLAQAHQGLVQVSNYLSPNGPTPWLYVLVYLVLIVFFSYFYASLIVNPVDMAQNLKKMGASIPGIRPGRTTSEYVERVLNRLTFLGAIFLGLVAVVPTAVESATGVTTFKGLGATSLLILVGVAIDTAKQIQTYVISQRYEGMVKQ
- the rplO gene encoding 50S ribosomal protein L15, translated to MRINDAVPQKGSKKRRRRLGRGIAAGQGASAGKGMRGQKARSGGNTRPGFEGGQMPLYRRLPKLKHFTVINRKHYTTINVGKLSSLPANTEVTLASLMEAGIVTTNDGPLKLLGDGELNVALNIKAAAFTAGARQKIEAAGGSCEVIGINATA
- a CDS encoding adenylate kinase, yielding MARLIFLGPPGAGKGTQAQLLAGLLAIPHISTGDILRSAIAQATPLGQKAKSYMEKGELVPDELLLDLVRDRLQQTDTQKGWILDGFPRNVSQATFLEKLLQELNQTFDYAVNLDVPDEVLMTRLLGRGRHDDNEQTVRKRLEVYRNETEPLIGFYKERASLKVIDGDRSVEEVTQSLQQSVVS
- the rplN gene encoding 50S ribosomal protein L14; the encoded protein is MIQQETYLNVADNSGARQLQCIRVLGAGNRRYGGVGDVIIAVVKDAIPNMAVKKSDVVRAVIVRTRKGLRRDSGMSIRFDDNAAVIINNDGNPRGTRVFGPVARELRDKNFTKIVSLAPEVL
- the infA gene encoding translation initiation factor IF-1, producing the protein MSKQDLIEMEGTVTESLPNAMFRVDLDNGVNVLAHVSGKLRQNNIRILPGDRVKVGVSPYDLTKGRITYRDRPNYGSGSKGSVARVKGRVGSR
- the rplV gene encoding 50S ribosomal protein L22, which codes for MAIDTTAETKAIARYIRMSPFKVRRVLDQIRGRSYREALIILEFMPYRACEPILKVLRSAVANAEHNAGLDPANLVITKAFADMGPSLKRFRPRAQGRAYQIRKPTCHITVAVSPDVKGE
- the rpsC gene encoding 30S ribosomal protein S3; this encodes MGQKIHPIGFRLGITQEHRSRWFADTKRYPEILQEDHKIRQFVEAKLNNAGIANIRIERKADQVDLEIHTARPGVVVGRGGAGIENLRVGLQEALGGHRQIRINVVEVARVDADAELIAEYIAQQLERRVSFRRVVRQAIQRAQRADVQGIKIQVSGRLNGAEIARTEWTREGRVPLHTLRANIDFAYRQAKTIYGILGVKVWVFKGEVIPGQEEQPAQPTTQPRRRQQRRRQQFEDRSNE
- the rpsH gene encoding 30S ribosomal protein S8; protein product: MAANDTIADMLTRIRNACMVRHQTTNIPSTKMTRNVAKVLKDEGFIGDFEEVGEGIKKQLVVSLKYKGKNRQPIIRAMKRVSKPGLRVYSNCKELPRVLGGIGIAIISTSSGIMTDREARRQGIGGEVLCYVW
- the rplR gene encoding 50S ribosomal protein L18, which translates into the protein MKLTRKESIRRRHRRVRRKVSGTAERPRLAVFRSNDHIYVQLIDDHQQQTLAAASTLEPTLKSELKSGATCEASAAVGKLIAQRSMEKGITRVVFDRGGNLYHGRVQALAEAAREAGLDF
- the rplP gene encoding 50S ribosomal protein L16, whose product is MLSPRRTKFRKQQRGRMKGLATRGSTLNFGDFALQATEPAWITARQIEAGRRAMTRYIRRGGNIWIRIFPDKPVTQRAAETRMGSGKGSPEFWVAVVKPGRILYEIAGVPEETAREAMRLAANKLPIKTKFITREGEQV
- the rpsE gene encoding 30S ribosomal protein S5 → MATRRKSNRAKEKETTWQERVIQIRRVSKVVKGGKKLSFRAIVVVGNERGQVGVGVGKASDVIGAVRKGVADGKKQLIDVPLTKANSIPHPSNGAAVGAKVMMRPAAPGTGVIAGGAVRTVLELAGVRNILAKQLGSNNPLNNARAAINALDSLRTFSEVAEERGVPIENLYA
- the rplX gene encoding 50S ribosomal protein L24, with translation MANQFKSKSAKETTQRYKMHVKKGDTVQIIAGRDKGKVGEILQTLPKRSAVIVKGINVKTKHVKPQQEGETGQIVTFEYPIHSSNVMLYSTKQKVASRICYTLNAEGRKVRMLKKTGEIID